In Psychrobacter sp. JCM 18902, a single window of DNA contains:
- a CDS encoding DUF5020 family protein — MRYHLFANLPLASQLCKTNIQKKLFFSSSLTTALAAIVVLSTMSSSHAKVLFTDTSLSVLYGNDYELVEDGELTTITLEHASTHSWGGVFFFVDRHQGANDIENNRFKETYGEFAPKLKLTTLDDSFIKQLNLAGQYEFGSNSKGFSQDNYMIGLGADLNVPISGMKYASASLYHVFNDNTDDDQQITLTYGWEKNNFVVDGYVDYSFNNDDLKNQLHINPQIKYNLQPLLGIDNRLEVGMEYSYWKNKYGSDTTQNVPSALVKFHF; from the coding sequence GTGCGTTATCACTTATTTGCAAACCTGCCACTGGCTAGCCAATTATGTAAAACCAATATTCAGAAAAAACTGTTTTTTAGTAGCTCATTAACCACCGCTTTAGCCGCGATCGTTGTCTTAAGTACGATGAGCAGCAGCCATGCAAAGGTGCTTTTCACCGATACCAGTCTTTCTGTACTGTATGGTAATGACTATGAGCTGGTAGAAGACGGAGAATTGACGACCATCACTCTGGAGCACGCATCTACCCACAGTTGGGGCGGCGTATTTTTCTTTGTCGATCGTCATCAAGGTGCAAATGATATTGAAAACAATAGATTTAAAGAAACGTATGGTGAGTTTGCGCCCAAGCTTAAGCTTACAACTTTAGATGATAGCTTTATCAAACAGCTCAATCTAGCGGGGCAATATGAGTTTGGCTCGAACAGCAAAGGCTTTAGCCAAGACAACTATATGATAGGACTAGGGGCAGATTTGAATGTCCCTATTTCAGGTATGAAGTACGCCTCTGCTTCCCTATATCATGTCTTCAATGATAATACTGATGATGACCAGCAAATCACCTTAACTTACGGTTGGGAAAAAAACAATTTTGTGGTCGATGGTTATGTAGACTACTCTTTTAACAATGATGACTTAAAAAACCAACTACATATCAATCCGCAAATAAAGTATAACTTACAACCACTATTAGGCATTGATAATCGCTTAGAGGTCGGTATGGAATATAGTTACTGGAAAAATAAGTATGGCAGTGATACAACTCAAAATGTGCCTAGCGCTCTAGTGAAGTTTCATTTTTAA